The Setaria italica strain Yugu1 chromosome IX, Setaria_italica_v2.0, whole genome shotgun sequence genome has a window encoding:
- the FUL1 gene encoding MADS-box transcription factor 14 isoform X1: MGRGKVQLKRIENKINRQVTFSKRRSGLLKKAHEISVLCDAEVALIIFSTKGKLYEFATDSCMDKILERYERYSYAEKVLISAESETQGNWCHEYRKLKAKVETIQKCQKHLMGEDLETLNLKELQQLEQQLESSLKHIRSRKSQLMMESISELQRKEKSLQEENKVLQKELVEKQKGQRQQPQWDQTPQQTSSSSSSFMMREAPPATNISSYPVPVAAGGGRVEGAAPQPQPQARIGLPPWMLSHLSS; this comes from the exons atggggcgcGGCAAGGTGCAGCTGAAGCGGATCGAGAACAAGATCAACCGCCAGGTGACCTTCTCAAAGCGCCGCTCGGGGCTGCTCAAGAAGGCGCACGAGATCTCCGTGCTCTGCGACGCGGAGGTCGCACTCATCATCTTCTCCACCAAGGGGAAGCTCTACGAATTCGCCACCGACTCATG TATGGACAAAATTCTTGAACGATATGAGCGCTACTCCTATGCAGAGAAGGTTCTCATTTCAGCAGAATCTGAAACTCAG GGCAACTGGTGCCACGAATATAGGAAACTAAAGGCGAAGGTTGAGAcgatacagaaatgtcaaaa GCATCTCATGGGAGAGGATCTTGAAACTTTGAATCTCAAGGAGCTTCAGCAACTAGAGCAGCAGCTGGAGAGTTCACTGAAACATATCAGATCCAGAAAG AGCCAGCTTATGATGGAGTCAATTTCAGAGCTTCAAAGGAAG GAGAAGTCACTGCAGGAGGAGAACAAGGTCCTGCAGAAGGAG CTCGTGGAGAAGCAGAAAGGCCAGCGGCAGCAACCGCAATGGGACCAAACTCCACAGCAAACCAGCTCGTCTTCCTCGTCCTTCATGATGAGGGAAGCTCCCCCAGCAACAAATATCAG CAGCTACCCTGTCCCTGTGGCAGCAGGCGGCGGGAGGGTGGAGGGGGCGGcaccgcagccgcagccgcaagCTCGCATTGGACTGCCACCATGGATGCTCAGCCACCTCAGCAGTTGA
- the FUL1 gene encoding MADS-box transcription factor 14 isoform X2: MGRGKVQLKRIENKINRQVTFSKRRSGLLKKAHEISVLCDAEVALIIFSTKGKLYEFATDSCMDKILERYERYSYAEKVLISAESETQGNWCHEYRKLKAKVETIQKCQKHLMGEDLETLNLKELQQLEQQLESSLKHIRSRKSQLMMESISELQRKEKSLQEENKVLQKELVEKQKGQRQQPQWDQTPQQTSSSSSSFMMREAPPATNISYPVPVAAGGGRVEGAAPQPQPQARIGLPPWMLSHLSS; encoded by the exons atggggcgcGGCAAGGTGCAGCTGAAGCGGATCGAGAACAAGATCAACCGCCAGGTGACCTTCTCAAAGCGCCGCTCGGGGCTGCTCAAGAAGGCGCACGAGATCTCCGTGCTCTGCGACGCGGAGGTCGCACTCATCATCTTCTCCACCAAGGGGAAGCTCTACGAATTCGCCACCGACTCATG TATGGACAAAATTCTTGAACGATATGAGCGCTACTCCTATGCAGAGAAGGTTCTCATTTCAGCAGAATCTGAAACTCAG GGCAACTGGTGCCACGAATATAGGAAACTAAAGGCGAAGGTTGAGAcgatacagaaatgtcaaaa GCATCTCATGGGAGAGGATCTTGAAACTTTGAATCTCAAGGAGCTTCAGCAACTAGAGCAGCAGCTGGAGAGTTCACTGAAACATATCAGATCCAGAAAG AGCCAGCTTATGATGGAGTCAATTTCAGAGCTTCAAAGGAAG GAGAAGTCACTGCAGGAGGAGAACAAGGTCCTGCAGAAGGAG CTCGTGGAGAAGCAGAAAGGCCAGCGGCAGCAACCGCAATGGGACCAAACTCCACAGCAAACCAGCTCGTCTTCCTCGTCCTTCATGATGAGGGAAGCTCCCCCAGCAACAAATATCAG CTACCCTGTCCCTGTGGCAGCAGGCGGCGGGAGGGTGGAGGGGGCGGcaccgcagccgcagccgcaagCTCGCATTGGACTGCCACCATGGATGCTCAGCCACCTCAGCAGTTGA
- the LOC101754306 gene encoding uncharacterized protein LOC101754306 — MSWGRFSNFNPFQGPTRTVRSCPVAPRNVVVIDEDDDGGDDASEPEVFIIGGAAPPPTPAAAPGCQARKGNGLSGNVITIDDDEDVGEGAGWDKAGPSTSRASSGSPASMTPGRGSPGNRYGFDSTSDSDLSEGWDFDTDDGGSSDCEILDDTSGTAREMWETAASRKKMPHGVHEREDGWAAAFESCARSEAQPYKDSEGFFGAGCNLDETYFSTAWKGDSHNDTGGTKEGSEHVQSSANGVKDGQGPSVPNAKKCSNGNVGEGTEGMQDTNSSAKDVHAEPHPDENIFQSSSDACKGGVQNNTGVSKDHHGPSSAPSAKECSNEEGVVPQKTSEGFQTPRADGTFVYKFVSANMVFPGNSSADRKDGSPPMSVSTPDKIDEKIPDGEYSQKDQSPPEPSHASVIGERERHKESIEYKRAAEEEWASRQRQLQIQAEEAKKLRKRKKAEAQRLLDMEKRQKQRLQEVRESQRKNEEAIQLKEQYRGVVRKELEDLERRYWDMTSILRALGIPVEGGEVKAYKQALLKFHPDRVSRNDMYQQVKAEETFKFISRLKEKLPRF, encoded by the exons CGCCACCGACGCCTGCGGCGGCGCCTGGGTGCCAGGCCAGGAAAGGGAACGGCTTGTCTGGTAACGTGATCACCATAGACGATGATGAAGACGTGGGGGAAGGTGCTGGGTGGGATAAGGCAGGCCCCAGCACCTCCCGTGCGTCGTCTGGGTCTCCGGCATCGATGACACCGGGGCGGGGTTCCCCGGGGAACAGATACGGGTTCGATAGCACATCGGACAGTGATTTGTCCGAGGGGTGGGACTTTGACACTGATGATGGTGGCAGCTCGGATTGCGAGATTCTGGATGATACGTCTGGGACGGCCCGAGAGATGTGGGAGACGGCTGcttcaaggaagaagatgcctCATGGTGTCCATGAGCGTGAGGATGGTTGGGCTGCTGCATTTGAATCATGTGCCAGGTCGGAGGCACAACCATATAAGGATTCAGAGGGTTTCTTTGGTGCGGGATGCAATCTGGATGAGACTTATTTTAGCACCGCATGGAAGGGTGACTCACACAACGATACTGGTGGTACAAAGGAGGGTTCTGAACACGTTCAAAGTAGTGCCAACGGTGTGAAGGATGGCCAAGGTCCTTCGGTGCCAAATGCCAAAAAATGTTCTAATGGAAATGTTGGAGAAGGAACAGAAGGCATGCAGGATACAAATAGCAGTGCAAAGGATGTCCATGCAGAACCCCATCCCGATGAGAACATATTTCAGAGTTCTAGTGATGCTTGTAAGGGAGGTGTGCAAAATAATACTGGCGTTTCAAAGGATCACCATGGCCCTTCTTCAGCGCCTAGTGCCAAGGAATGTTCAAATGAAGAAGGGGTTGTTCCTCAAAAAACTTCAGAAGGGTTTCAAACTCCTCGCGCAGATGGAACCTTTGTCTATAAATTTGTCTCTGCGAATATGGTGTTTCCCGGAAACTCCTCAGCAGATCGGAAAGATGGAAGTCCTCCAATGTCTGTCAGTACTCCTGATAAGATTGATGAGAAAATACCTGATGGTGAATATTCACAAAAGGATCAGTCACCACCGGAACCATCACATGCTTCAGTGATTGGTGAACGTGAAAGACACAAAGAATCAATTGAGTACAAACGGGCAGCAGAGGAGGAGTGGGCTTCCAGACAGCGGCAGCTACAAATACAG GCTGAGGAAGCAAAGAAATTgcgaaagagaaagaaagctgAGGCTCAACGATTGCTTGACATGGAGAAGAGACAAAAACAAAGATTGCAAGAAGTCCGTGAATCACAGAGAAAG AATGAAGAAGCTATACAGCTAAAGGAGCAGTATCGGGGCGTAGTAAGAAAGGAACTTGAAGATCTGGAAAGGAGATATTGGGATATGACTTCAATATTGCGTGCGCTAGGCATCCCCGTTGAAGGTGGTGAG GTTAAAGCCTATAAGCAAGCACTTCTGAAATTCCATCCTGATAGGGTATCAAGAAATGATATGTATCAACAGGTCAAAGCAGAGGAGACATTCAAGTTCATTTCACGCCTGAAGGAGAAACTGCCAAGGTTTTAA